TTCACATATAATGGAGCAAGTGCAGCTTTCATGTGCACCTCAGCAGATCTCATCCAATTAGAGCAGGTTTTAAACTTCAGTAGGAATTAAGCCTTGAGATTTCCCCAAGAGTCTGCTTACAGAGAGCAGAACTCACCACCACATCCTGTCACCCCTCCTTCCTGTAGAGCCCACGGCTGGCACATAGGACCAAGAACCTGTGATGACCCTGCAGATGGTGTCCCCAGCCTCCATTCCTTTCTACCCTCTGAGCATTCCACCAAAATCCATCACTCCATGTGACCAAACCATGAACAAAAAAATGGGGTTCATACCCAGAGTCTGATTATAAGATTGGGATACAATTGGAAAAACACAGAATGAGGCAGAACTACGAAGAAGGAAAAGGTCAATATGAAAGCAGTGGGAAAGTTGGCAGCTCGGGGACCTGTGAGGATGGTGAGCCTCAGTTAGGAGCAGTGTGGTAGGTGTGACTGAGGAGCAGCCATGCTGTGGCTTAGTAAGGCCTTGGATGTTCTCCCCAGCTTGGGAGCGTGGTCCCTATGTGGGATGCTGGAGGTTGTTAGATCTAAGAGGAAGGTGGAGTCTAGTGGGAGGTAACAAGCCTGTCCcatctgtgttctgtgttctggcttcctttctcTTGATGTGGCCTCTCCTCTAGCAGGCACTACCACCATCCGGCATTGGTATAAAGAGGATACACTCAGGAGTCCGTGGCTCTGTCcaacacaccccacccccagtcctcTGAGCTGCACTGAAGAAGAGGTCACTGAGTCAGGATGTCATGAACCCGGATGAGCTCCTGCAACTTCTGCTCTAGATCCCAAGCCTGCTGCCGCAGCTTTGCAGCAAACTCTGCCTTTGCACCCTCCTGCAAATGCTTTGTATCTTTTACGATGCTGACTATATCTAGCGCTAGGGAGTGACCTGCAGTGGCTGCACCCATGATCCGGGCTCTTTTGTTCATTGCCAGAGCAGTGCCTCCAAAGGCTTTCATTACCTGTTTAGTGCTTTTGGCTGACACCTTCCCTGTGGTCATTAGACGCTTAGCTTTATTTGCTAGGCAAGGGTTGGCTTTGGTCAGCTTGATGGCATCAATGTTCTTCTTTATGTCATCCACAGTGTTAACAAATTTCTTAGATACAGAAACAAGCCTGGTGGTGATCTCCTTCAAAGAGTCTTGTATGTTCTCCTCGGTGTCGTTGTTTCTTGGCAGAAGCTCGCTGGCTTCAGCTTCCACGAACACCATGCTTACCTTTTCCACAATGGTTGCGGAAACACTCATCACAGCAGCTGCTGCCCCAAGCCCCAAGCCTGTGGCTGAAATTCCCAGACTGAATCCTGCTGACACAGGTGCCAGAGCGAGACCAAGGATTGTCAGGACTCCAGACACAGCACCAGTGGAGCTGGCCAGCACTTGCATGATGGTGTAGCCCCTGTAAACCTTGTCAATCTTGTCTGCAAGGGCATGGAGCTTCCTGATGCTCTCCTCAAGCTCCCGTTTCATCTGTGGATAAACTTCCAGAAACCTTTCCTTCTCACGTGAGGCATCTTTCACTTTCCTGTAAAGGGAGAGACCAACTAACAGAGTGAGGAAGAGAGTTTGGAAAGATCTGTCCTGTGGCAATCAGAGCATCTGCTGGGAATGAAATGGAGGATTGTCTTACAGCTGTACAATGTCGTTCTTGCATTGATGAGCAGGTTGGATCCACCACACAACATTTATTTGTTAAGGACACAATGAGTTAAAAACCATATTACTGagtcctttaaaatttttattttagggctggagagacggctcagcggttgagagcattgcctgctcttccaaaggtcctgagttcaattcccagcaaccacatggtggctcacagcaatctgtaatgaggtctggtgtcctcttctggcatgcagggatacacacagacagaacattgtatacataataaataaataaatatttaaaaaaatttattttatttgtttgagtgttttgcctctatgtgtgtgtgtgtgtgtgtgtgtgtgtgtgtgtgtgtaccatctGCAGGCCTGGTGCCATGAAGGGCAGAAGAAGGAATTGGATCACTAGacccagagttacaggcagttgtgagccatcataaaAATGCTGGGAACTGGAATTCGGTCAtctggagccagtgctcttaactcctgagtcatctcAAGTCACTTACcacacatttttaaatgcatttttaaaagatttaataaaGATGGATTTTCCTCAAGGCCAATGTCATCACTACCAACATATTTCTCTGTAGGAACTCTAAAACACAGAGAAGTGAGgttagaggaaaaaaataaccctttattTTAGGGAAGTTAGTGTTCACTGAAGAGAACACTTTCCCAAATAAAAACCTCCTCTTGGCATCAGCTACTGGGAACTGACCTGTCTACCCTACAGTGACCTGCTGGTCAGGGATGTCCACATTTGCTTGGGTActtggattttgtgtgtgtgcaaattgCACACCCGtgagagagaaaccctgcacaGGTATTCTCTGAAGCTGATGTCTCTTTGCCCTGCAGCTGTGTGTACACCTGAGCTGGTGGGGCCGCTCACAGCTAAGACCCTTCCCCTCAAAACCCAGCACACAAAGTTCCCTTCCAGCTGTGAGCAGAAGATAAAGAACCATGAGTGGATCCCCATTTCCATGTGGGTCCTACCCCAAGGCACCTCACTGTGCCTCTGTAAGTGTTTCCACGGCAGGCAGAACCAAGAAAACACATGTAGGTTCCCTAGCTCTCGCTAGAATTCCCAGGCTGAGAAAGGTGATGTGTGGTGGGATTTTGCTGTCATTTCTGACCTCCAGGGGACCTAGACACTAAAGGCGTGGActccaggagggagggagaccccAGGTCTCTCATGGAGACTGTGTATGTGATCAAGGCCCAACAAACTTCTGGACACTGAGACTTATGTGGATAAATACTTTTCCTTGGTCAACTCTATTAAGCTTTTCTAAGCTACTTTTATAGTGTGGCTCGACCTTGGCTTTCCATGCCTTTTCTGGGATGGTTGATGTTCCCTGCCCAGACTTGTCAAGAATCTTAAGTCAGGTTGTGAGACTGCTCTGCTTTTGATACTCAATACTCAATCAAGTTCCCATGTTTAACTTTTGGTGTCTTATTCTTGACCTCTTTCAGGAGGAATCCCATGAGGTCAGCTTCACAGTgcccctgctccctgctccctacTGCCCCTCACTCAGATTGTCTGCCAGAGTCCCCTGCTGAATGCCTATCCAGAaatgttctgtctctttcccttagGGCAGCAGTCCTGAACAGCTCCTTCCTGACTGCTAACTCGTGTCAGAATATGGCTTCTCTGCCAAGGCATCTTTCTTGGTGTGTGTCACCCCGTGTGAACTCTCACGTAACTGTGCTGTGTCTTGAGGACAGCAGACAATTCTCCCTTAATATCTAGGTGCACTGTTAGGATGTGGCTAatttggtaaagtgtttgccatacaAACACATGGACCTCAGTTCTGTGTTTCAGAGTCCACATAGAAAAGCTCGGTGCAATTCTTTCTATCAGGCTACTGTTACCTTAACCCAAACCACACAACGATGCAACAATGAAAGAGTCTCCATGtagaacactgatgcaaaaactAGTTGAAATATTGGCTAACTCAATCCTAGaacacttaaaaaaatcattcatcatGAATAAGTAGGATTCATCTCTTACTTGATGGTTCAGTgtaagaaaatctgtcaatgtaatccacaatataaatggactgaaagataaaaaccacatgatcatcttcttaaatgctgaaaaagcctttggcaAAATTCACTCCCCTACATGATAAAGATTTTGcaaagatcagggatacaaggaacatacctatatataatataaacaataaacaacaagccgacagtcaacatcaaatcaaatggagagaaactggaCAGACCAGCTCTTTCCACAAGTTGTTGTCCGAATCCATCTATGGTCGGCAGGACCTGCAGGGCCACTGTGCTCCATGTGTCCCAGAGATACTCAACCACAGACATGACGAAGCCTTTCCTCTCtagatgggaaggaaaaggaatatGGTTAGAGGACCATGCTGGAGACCCTGAACGGCTTCAGGAACTaggttttaaaatgtgttctgaGCATCTGTCCCTTCAGGTATAATCTGGTGTCACTTTTGATAGGGACTAAGTTATGTCTCTTAACACATTTGCTAAAGCTCTATCCCCAGGTGACTGTATTTGGAGATAGAGGAAGGAAGCAAGTGAGGTTGTGAGTGAGGTCCCTGACCCAGAGTGTTAGTGTCCTCACAGCAGCCAGAAGAAGCGCCCTccctccattctctccttctctgtctcccccaccctcccccttctccctttccatgACTCTCTTCTCTCCAGACACACAAAAGAGACCTTGAACTAGAACAGGGTAAAGGCTCCTTCTGCACTTGGAAGAGAGTGCCCCCCAGAACCAATCTGCCACACTTTGATTGTGGTTGCTGAATTCCAGAACATTGAGAGAAGAGGTCTTTTCTCTTTAAACCACCTACCCAGTGTCACTTTGTGATGGCATCCTGAGAGGACAGATATACCAGGGAACAGTCTTGGTGCCTTGCAGAGACACATATGGTTTTCAGCTCAGAACAGTTAGAAAGTGAGTCTCTCATCCCCAGGAAGAAGGAGAGTCCAGTGAATGCATCCATctactgtgtgcctgtgtgaatgtGATGTTTtcccttgatttttatttatgtatgggaattttttgcctgcttgtatttatgtctatgcaccatgtgtgtgtctggtgacCGAAGAGGTCCTTGGGCCCCCGGAGCTGCAGTTACAGCCTGCTGTGAACCTGATGTGGGCGTTGGGATCTGAACCCATGTCTtatgaaagagcagccagtgctcttaaccactgagccactttctAGTCCCAAATTGACTTTGTCACTGGAATGATCAGTTATTAATCCTGTATTTCAATCCACTGGGTTAATAAATATCTGGGAGATCAGTAGCCCTTCTCTCGGTGGGGTGTGAGGGAGTTCCCAGAAATAACAGATCCTAATTCTCTGAGTGCATGAGTGGTTCAGACTGAGCTGAGGCACCTTGGGAAGTTGAGCCTGGCTGGGGTCAGGACGGCAGCTGGGATGTGTCTTGGGGCtgattgctgttttgtcttggcCCTTCATGTTACTGCTTTTGTGCGCCACGATATGGACTGCCCACCCTGCCTCCCAGGATGGAGCAAAATATGCAATATTGTCAGTGAGATAATCTGCTTTCATTATTTACAACAATGACAAAAGTGAGTGACGTCAGCTTTAACAACTAACTTGTACAGAATAAATGAGGAAGTGGTCTCAGAGCCAAGAGAAGAATTTTACAAAGCCAATACaggctggcatggtggtgcacaccttgaatcccagcactcaggaggagaggcaggtgggtctctgtgtgttctaggccaggctggtccacatagggagttccaggagaggtAGAGCTACGAAGTGAGAGTctgtattgaaaaataaatgaaaaaaacccaaacaaaacattaaaaagaattgGATTTGGCAATACCAGgcaaagaagacaggaagatgagCATTTGTGGATTAttccatgtatatacatatgcacacacacacacacacatatatgccaaCACTCTACTAATtcagaatttaaatttttaacaataattttaagtgatttttgaattttcatttttaattgtccCATtgtaattgtgtgtatgtatgtaacacaGTAGGATATTTCATGATAAATTAGCATGttattagtttaaaattttatcattcaGTTTAGAATGTTCAAAatagggctaaagagatggctcagcagttaaaggcactggccgttcttccagaggtactaggttcaattcccatcattcACAGGCACCTcacaaactgtctgtaactccagcgccagggatccaacaccctcacacagaaatacatgcaggaaaagacaaatttacataa
The Microtus pennsylvanicus isolate mMicPen1 chromosome 2, mMicPen1.hap1, whole genome shotgun sequence DNA segment above includes these coding regions:
- the LOC142843023 gene encoding apolipoprotein L6-like isoform X1, whose translation is MGSSERKGFVMSVVEYLWDTWSTVALQVLPTIDGFGQQLVERAGLSSFSPFDLMLTVGLLFIVYIIYRKVKDASREKERFLEVYPQMKRELEESIRKLHALADKIDKVYRGYTIMQVLASSTGAVSGVLTILGLALAPVSAGFSLGISATGLGLGAAAAVMSVSATIVEKVSMVFVEAEASELLPRNNDTEENIQDSLKEITTRLVSVSKKFVNTVDDIKKNIDAIKLTKANPCLANKAKRLMTTGKVSAKSTKQVMKAFGGTALAMNKRARIMGAATAGHSLALDIVSIVKDTKHLQEGAKAEFAAKLRQQAWDLEQKLQELIRVHDILTQ
- the LOC142843023 gene encoding apolipoprotein L6-like isoform X2 yields the protein MSVVEYLWDTWSTVALQVLPTIDGFGQQLVERAGLSSFSPFDLMLTVGLLFIVYIIYRKVKDASREKERFLEVYPQMKRELEESIRKLHALADKIDKVYRGYTIMQVLASSTGAVSGVLTILGLALAPVSAGFSLGISATGLGLGAAAAVMSVSATIVEKVSMVFVEAEASELLPRNNDTEENIQDSLKEITTRLVSVSKKFVNTVDDIKKNIDAIKLTKANPCLANKAKRLMTTGKVSAKSTKQVMKAFGGTALAMNKRARIMGAATAGHSLALDIVSIVKDTKHLQEGAKAEFAAKLRQQAWDLEQKLQELIRVHDILTQ